A genomic stretch from Bacteroidota bacterium includes:
- the rplC gene encoding 50S ribosomal protein L3, with amino-acid sequence MKGIIGKKIGMTHYFDAEGKMVTCTVVEAGPCVVLQRKTDENDGYNAVQLGFDAKKEKNTSAAMKGHFKKSGADPTKHIKEFRNFDSNLNVGENVTVDIFTEGEKVHVVGTSKGKGFQGVVKRHNFSGVGMRSHGQHDRHRAPGSIGGSSFPSRVFKGLRMAGHMGSDTIKTRNIKVAKILSDRNLILLNGAVPGGKGSYVIIEK; translated from the coding sequence ATGAAAGGAATTATTGGTAAAAAAATAGGTATGACCCATTACTTCGATGCCGAAGGGAAAATGGTAACATGTACTGTGGTTGAAGCTGGGCCGTGTGTGGTACTTCAGCGAAAAACTGATGAGAATGATGGTTATAATGCAGTTCAATTAGGTTTCGATGCGAAGAAGGAAAAGAATACTTCTGCAGCAATGAAAGGCCATTTCAAAAAGTCAGGTGCTGATCCAACAAAACATATCAAAGAATTCAGGAATTTTGATTCAAATCTGAATGTAGGTGAAAACGTAACAGTGGATATTTTCACAGAAGGGGAAAAAGTGCATGTGGTAGGCACATCCAAAGGAAAGGGATTTCAAGGTGTAGTGAAGCGCCATAATTTTAGTGGAGTTGGTATGCGGTCACATGGTCAGCATGACAGACATCGTGCACCAGGTTCCATTGGTGGTTCTTCTTTCCCTTCCAGAGTATTTAAAGGCTTAAGAATGGCCGGTCACATGGGTAGCGACACAATTAAAACCCGTAATATCAAAGTAGCAAAGATTTTATCAGATAGAAACTTGATTCTGTTGAACGGTGCCGTTCCAGGAGGTAAAGGTTCTTATGTAATAATTGAGAAATAG